The following proteins are co-located in the Maridesulfovibrio sp. genome:
- a CDS encoding STAS domain-containing protein — MGLEVGEIKNDGIITFKLKGRLDSNTSNDFEERLLSQIQDGESKIILDFENLEYISSAGLRVLLKAARELKGGDGKLMLCSLKDYIREVFDLSGFVSFLPIYDTMDECLGAF; from the coding sequence ATGGGTCTTGAAGTTGGTGAGATTAAAAACGATGGTATTATTACCTTTAAGCTTAAAGGGCGTCTTGATTCGAATACATCCAATGATTTTGAAGAAAGGCTTCTAAGCCAGATTCAGGATGGTGAAAGCAAGATTATTCTTGATTTTGAAAATCTTGAGTATATTTCCAGTGCCGGGTTGCGGGTTCTGCTCAAAGCAGCAAGAGAGCTCAAAGGCGGGGATGGTAAACTTATGCTCTGTTCCCTTAAGGATTACATCAGGGAAGTTTTTGACCTTTCTGGATTCGTGTCTTTCTTGCCCATTTACGACACTATGGATGAATGTCTGGGCGCTTTCTAG
- a CDS encoding rhodanese-related (seleno)protein, producing the protein MGNRLILLLFASALAVLASFAVFPIAADADDVPRVSGDYLERKIGSEGLIIVDSRSGSDWRGSSSKIKGAIRGKPGNEQEWASDLPKDAEIVVYCAUPNEYTSSRVGRKLKKMGFTNVSTLLGGWHQWHRSGFPVEPK; encoded by the coding sequence ATGGGCAACCGTTTAATATTGCTTCTTTTTGCTTCAGCACTTGCTGTCTTGGCAAGCTTTGCGGTCTTTCCGATTGCGGCTGATGCTGATGATGTCCCCCGGGTTTCCGGTGATTATCTGGAGCGAAAGATTGGCTCGGAAGGGCTTATAATTGTTGATTCACGCAGTGGTTCTGACTGGCGTGGCAGTTCGTCCAAGATTAAGGGCGCAATTCGCGGCAAGCCGGGAAATGAACAGGAATGGGCTTCCGATCTGCCCAAGGATGCTGAGATAGTAGTTTATTGTGCTTGACCCAACGAATACACAAGCTCCCGTGTGGGGCGTAAGTTGAAGAAGATGGGGTTTACAAACGTAAGCACACTTCTGGGGGGCTGGCATCAATGGCATCGGTCCGGTTTTCCGGTGGAACCTAAGTAA
- a CDS encoding mechanosensitive ion channel domain-containing protein, which produces MPLKMQKGLILILSILLLAFSTATHSQAETATQTLLNMVDTLGADINRQDLAVKKLNQHIPEMIKKYDARLHTAQVRLDQLKMLRGMAKQTPWSYRTVIMQLDDVQDYILLAKSDLLIEKNRLKKIKQGFDVINEIHFKTKITDPLLKQKLTSTRGKYLRVRDEAATLKKTLDAALLKSDSLIASMSEDREVTHNFYAQTLKNFYFEPSLVLFFPQAWNDLGYAFEEWKDSFTKFYHPLIVWVDWSNFLIIMSGITIVLWLILRILVKRMLCRPMFSNHRLALYNTGLFLISFGTAILFARIFTLFTANQITGLLWTEAITLGIIICTRNFLWAREKVQPAPLIYTPMFILWSLMTAGDIMHMLTLPAECLSVIWLVLSIAGLAALHFNRNRYTLQITRSTSKANKIILSASVLFTLLGFGTQSMMLTQIWFLFLVTMKICTALKTILITDLPQPEYQPPEDQELNAEEQKKFELGLREALHHNQMVQLFYPLSVSVIIFMFIGWATSYMGGIPFARFVFRHMDMNIAGADISIKNLFYILILFFTARLALFWLKSFVNNTSINGQRIESALAHTLSTIGSYIVWVVFLLTSFFLLGIPMSALTWIASGLSIGIGFGMKDIVSNFVSGLIILFGGSIKKGDTLQHKKIIGTVVDVSIRNTTIKALDNTMIIIPNSSFLKGEIVNLNYQDTRIRVTIPITLVPGSKVQKARKIMLKVVKKHPNVLKDPAPNILFKRFGQLGLEFEVLFWVRHFEDQYPTESDIVDELDQKFQDKKIKVAFRGIKTKYKPKGDEAAQIAAQREELKEKRKRVNKCFRSAALRKHRFLNKIEMEKPE; this is translated from the coding sequence ATGCCCCTAAAGATGCAAAAAGGATTGATCCTGATTCTTTCAATTTTACTCCTCGCTTTCTCCACTGCCACACATTCACAGGCCGAGACAGCCACGCAGACTTTGCTAAACATGGTCGACACCCTTGGTGCCGATATCAATCGGCAGGATTTGGCTGTAAAGAAACTCAATCAACATATTCCGGAGATGATCAAGAAATACGATGCCCGGCTGCACACAGCGCAGGTCCGGCTGGATCAATTAAAAATGCTGCGCGGAATGGCCAAACAGACTCCGTGGTCATACCGCACGGTAATAATGCAGCTTGATGATGTGCAGGATTATATCCTGTTGGCAAAATCAGATCTGCTCATTGAAAAAAACAGGCTCAAGAAGATCAAACAGGGCTTTGATGTCATCAATGAGATCCATTTCAAAACTAAAATTACAGATCCTCTGTTAAAACAGAAACTTACCTCAACCAGAGGTAAATATCTGCGTGTCCGCGATGAAGCGGCTACCCTGAAAAAGACCCTTGATGCGGCTCTCCTGAAATCAGACAGCTTGATTGCTTCCATGAGTGAGGACCGCGAAGTAACCCACAATTTTTATGCTCAAACTTTAAAAAACTTCTACTTTGAGCCCAGTCTGGTTCTATTCTTCCCGCAGGCGTGGAATGATCTCGGCTATGCTTTTGAAGAATGGAAGGATAGCTTCACCAAGTTCTACCACCCTCTCATTGTCTGGGTTGACTGGAGTAACTTCCTGATAATCATGAGCGGCATTACCATTGTGCTTTGGCTGATCCTTCGCATATTGGTAAAAAGGATGCTTTGCCGTCCCATGTTCAGCAACCACAGGCTTGCATTATATAACACAGGACTGTTCCTCATCTCTTTTGGTACGGCAATTCTGTTTGCCCGGATTTTCACCCTTTTCACTGCCAACCAGATAACCGGATTATTATGGACGGAGGCAATAACCTTAGGGATTATCATTTGCACCCGCAATTTTCTCTGGGCCCGGGAAAAAGTTCAGCCAGCACCGCTGATCTACACCCCAATGTTCATCCTCTGGAGCCTGATGACTGCAGGCGATATCATGCACATGCTGACTCTGCCTGCCGAATGTTTATCCGTAATTTGGTTAGTGCTCAGTATCGCCGGCCTTGCTGCTTTGCACTTCAACCGCAACCGATACACGCTCCAGATTACCCGTTCCACATCCAAGGCCAATAAGATTATCCTTTCCGCATCGGTTCTTTTCACCCTGCTGGGATTCGGAACACAGTCAATGATGCTGACCCAGATATGGTTCCTCTTTCTGGTAACCATGAAAATCTGCACAGCCTTAAAAACAATTCTGATCACAGACCTGCCTCAGCCGGAATACCAGCCTCCTGAAGATCAGGAACTCAATGCGGAGGAACAAAAAAAATTCGAGCTGGGACTGCGTGAGGCACTGCACCATAACCAGATGGTTCAGCTTTTTTACCCGCTCTCGGTTTCGGTAATAATATTTATGTTTATCGGCTGGGCCACATCCTACATGGGCGGCATTCCCTTTGCCCGCTTTGTATTCCGGCACATGGACATGAACATTGCCGGAGCGGATATTTCAATAAAAAACCTTTTCTATATCCTGATCCTGTTCTTTACCGCGCGGCTGGCTCTTTTCTGGCTCAAGTCCTTTGTGAACAACACCTCAATCAATGGACAGCGGATTGAATCAGCACTCGCCCATACCCTGTCCACAATCGGATCATACATTGTCTGGGTAGTATTCCTGCTTACTTCGTTCTTCCTGCTGGGCATTCCCATGTCCGCCCTGACATGGATAGCCAGCGGCCTTTCCATCGGTATTGGTTTCGGTATGAAGGATATTGTCAGCAACTTTGTCAGCGGACTGATTATTCTCTTCGGCGGCTCCATCAAAAAAGGCGACACTCTGCAACACAAAAAGATCATCGGTACAGTGGTTGATGTGTCCATACGAAATACTACCATAAAAGCGCTGGACAACACTATGATCATCATACCGAACTCCAGTTTCCTGAAGGGTGAAATCGTCAACCTCAACTATCAGGACACCCGTATCAGGGTAACAATTCCGATAACGCTTGTTCCCGGCTCTAAGGTACAGAAGGCCAGAAAAATTATGCTTAAGGTGGTTAAAAAGCATCCCAATGTACTCAAAGATCCGGCCCCGAATATTTTGTTCAAACGCTTTGGACAGTTAGGATTAGAATTTGAAGTGCTTTTCTGGGTAAGGCATTTTGAGGATCAATATCCCACAGAATCAGATATCGTCGATGAACTGGATCAGAAATTCCAAGACAAAAAAATTAAGGTCGCCTTCCGCGGCATCAAAACCAAGTATAAACCTAAAGGTGATGAGGCTGCTCAGATTGCTGCCCAGCGCGAAGAGCTCAAAGAGAAACGCAAACGTGTCAACAAATGTTTCAGGTCGGCGGCCCTGCGCAAACACCGCTTCTTGAATAAGATTGAAATGGAGAAACCGGAATAG
- a CDS encoding ATP-binding protein, translating into MVLVNNPEAQAEVGVTSSFSLKSDISELRVLAEKIESFGSEHGVSDKTVFELNLVLDELFTNLVSYGCKSDRHKFDIVMELKDGVLTIWIEDDGKEFNPLDAPEPDVGCKCEERKVGGLGIHFMRKMMDSIEYAWKDGRNKLTLTKNIQ; encoded by the coding sequence ATGGTTTTGGTAAATAATCCTGAGGCGCAGGCAGAGGTCGGCGTCACTTCTTCTTTTTCCCTGAAATCCGATATTTCTGAGCTCAGGGTTCTAGCTGAAAAGATAGAGAGTTTCGGCAGTGAACACGGTGTTTCTGATAAGACTGTGTTTGAACTTAATCTCGTGCTTGATGAACTTTTTACTAACCTTGTCAGTTACGGCTGTAAGTCGGACAGGCATAAGTTCGATATTGTCATGGAGTTGAAAGACGGAGTACTTACCATTTGGATTGAGGATGATGGCAAGGAATTTAATCCCCTTGATGCTCCTGAGCCGGATGTCGGCTGCAAATGTGAGGAACGCAAGGTTGGTGGATTGGGGATTCATTTCATGCGTAAGATGATGGACAGCATTGAGTATGCTTGGAAGGACGGCAGGAATAAATTGACGTTGACCAAAAATATTCAATAG
- a CDS encoding APC family permease — protein MSGIFTSLAVMMSPRGLEAAGQGAGLGGTVFLGVLVLAALSAICTARSMDKLSSGELRATPVDRVAFGFLDAARFFTLTVLAVSWLGVAGYAVNEIFINSFPNLGASFTILALAVWACFLSKKYAGDLFGGTLTLAFLFFVYVSVMVNQPITGGLGYPTELPQMFAPLLPAGLVEAGPMGWMQLIFLGVLAFVGFDLPLVFENKGSRAVPAILLVLVAFGLFVWAALLVATPEELINSTVPHLVVAAQVLEGKGSLLMGGTIVFATFAGLCALFRLFGHKVRGVLAEDYSGYAVGGAAVFLGVIIAIMLDKGWAGKDELESLISAGLCFWFGSYALIDLLGIIAMRRARRFYLPRFLTLGLHAIAAAVCCLHIEFINYFLYTIGCLAVAGIALGFTMKEYCDYPPLEEAESEDEDEGSSEEGEDVQSDPVEDDPEDEELNIVSYK, from the coding sequence ATGAGCGGTATATTCACATCTCTTGCCGTAATGATGTCACCGAGAGGTCTTGAGGCCGCTGGGCAAGGTGCCGGGTTAGGCGGAACTGTTTTTCTGGGAGTTCTTGTTCTGGCCGCACTTTCAGCCATCTGCACCGCGCGCAGTATGGACAAACTTTCTTCCGGGGAACTCCGTGCCACCCCTGTGGATCGCGTTGCATTCGGATTTCTCGATGCAGCCCGTTTTTTTACCCTGACCGTACTGGCTGTGTCATGGCTGGGTGTTGCCGGGTATGCGGTTAATGAAATTTTCATAAACTCTTTTCCTAATCTTGGTGCTTCTTTTACCATCCTTGCCCTTGCTGTCTGGGCCTGCTTTCTCTCGAAGAAATATGCCGGAGATCTTTTCGGCGGCACTTTAACGCTGGCCTTCCTGTTCTTTGTTTATGTGTCGGTAATGGTTAACCAGCCAATAACCGGAGGACTGGGCTATCCTACCGAGCTGCCGCAGATGTTTGCTCCGTTGCTGCCTGCAGGATTGGTTGAAGCTGGGCCTATGGGCTGGATGCAATTGATTTTTCTGGGCGTGTTGGCTTTTGTCGGATTTGACCTGCCTTTGGTTTTTGAGAATAAAGGTTCACGGGCTGTCCCGGCGATTCTTCTGGTGCTTGTTGCTTTTGGCCTTTTCGTCTGGGCCGCCTTACTGGTGGCGACTCCTGAGGAATTAATTAATTCGACAGTTCCTCATCTTGTTGTTGCTGCGCAGGTTCTTGAAGGTAAAGGTAGCCTGCTCATGGGCGGTACAATCGTATTCGCAACTTTTGCCGGTCTTTGTGCCCTGTTTCGTCTTTTCGGGCACAAGGTGCGCGGAGTTCTTGCTGAGGATTACTCCGGCTACGCTGTCGGTGGTGCTGCGGTCTTTTTAGGCGTAATTATCGCCATCATGCTGGACAAAGGCTGGGCAGGTAAGGATGAACTGGAATCCCTCATTTCCGCAGGGCTTTGCTTCTGGTTCGGCTCTTACGCCCTGATCGACCTTCTGGGTATTATTGCCATGCGCCGTGCCAGACGTTTCTACTTGCCCAGATTTCTGACTCTGGGACTGCATGCGATTGCCGCAGCTGTCTGTTGCCTGCATATCGAATTTATCAACTACTTCCTTTATACAATCGGCTGTCTTGCCGTTGCAGGTATTGCCCTTGGTTTTACTATGAAGGAATATTGTGACTATCCTCCGCTGGAAGAAGCTGAGTCTGAAGATGAGGACGAAGGTTCTTCGGAAGAAGGAGAAGACGTTCAGAGTGATCCGGTTGAGGATGACCCTGAAGATGAAGAGCTGAATATCGTCAGTTATAAATAG